The following proteins are co-located in the Echinicola sp. 20G genome:
- the murQ gene encoding N-acetylmuramic acid 6-phosphate etherase, producing MSSQVIPTTESSSLYTNLEEMSTTDLLKNINQEDQKVAKAVQKIIPNIKKLVDAASKKMQSGGRLFYIGAGTSGRLGILDASEIPPTYGASPNLVVGLIAGGDSAIRTAVEGAEDDPNQAWKDLKQFGINEKDTLIGIAASGKTPYVFGGLQVAQENGVLTGSISCNKDALISSVADFPIEVEVGPEFVTGSTRMKAGTAQKLVLNMISTSLMIKLGKVKGNKMVNMQLSNNKLVDRGVRMVMEEIPELDYQAALKLLTLYGSVKKAVEAYQSK from the coding sequence ATGTCAAGCCAAGTTATCCCCACCACTGAGTCCTCCTCTCTTTATACTAATTTGGAGGAAATGTCAACAACAGACTTACTAAAAAACATCAACCAAGAAGATCAGAAAGTTGCAAAGGCTGTTCAAAAGATTATTCCTAACATCAAAAAACTGGTCGATGCTGCAAGTAAAAAAATGCAGTCCGGGGGAAGATTATTCTATATCGGAGCAGGAACCTCCGGTCGCTTAGGAATTTTAGATGCATCTGAAATTCCTCCCACTTACGGCGCCTCCCCTAATCTGGTCGTAGGGTTAATTGCCGGTGGAGACAGTGCGATCAGGACGGCTGTGGAAGGAGCAGAAGATGATCCTAACCAAGCATGGAAAGACTTGAAACAATTCGGGATTAACGAAAAGGACACCTTGATCGGAATTGCAGCATCAGGTAAAACCCCTTATGTTTTTGGTGGCCTACAAGTAGCCCAAGAAAATGGAGTGCTTACTGGAAGTATAAGTTGTAATAAGGATGCCCTGATTTCATCAGTTGCTGACTTCCCCATTGAAGTAGAAGTTGGGCCGGAGTTCGTCACCGGAAGTACCCGAATGAAAGCAGGCACTGCCCAAAAGCTGGTGCTTAACATGATCAGCACCAGTCTTATGATTAAACTGGGCAAAGTTAAAGGCAATAAAATGGTCAATATGCAGCTCAGCAACAATAAGCTGGTAGACAGAGGCGTACGAATGGTCATGGAAGAAATCCCAGAGCTGGACTATCAAGCAGCCTTAAAGCTTTTGACGCTTTATGGCTCAGTCAAAAAAGCCGTAGAAGCTTATCAAAGTAAATAA
- a CDS encoding N-acetylglucosamine kinase, giving the protein MLLIADSGSTKTDWRLVDEEGKTINSVQCKGLNPYFLTEAEIAKIIKNEVTPIASEVDKVIFYGAGCGLPVKVEQVKSAIESVISVKYPTEVYGDILGAARSLLQDQKGITCILGTGANSCVYDGHEIINNVPSLGYILADWGSGTVLCKDLIALILQQKLDPEIIADFHATFDMDTRQILDKIYNKPQANRFLASFTPFLLKHADNPSCQDIIKDNFRKFFDYYVIPYGPQNMDLPISFTGSIAYHFCDFLEEVATEFGIKIKSIVQHPMSGLVKYHCQTVPAIK; this is encoded by the coding sequence ATGCTATTAATTGCGGATAGTGGATCTACCAAAACAGATTGGAGGTTAGTGGATGAGGAGGGAAAAACCATCAACTCTGTGCAATGCAAGGGCTTGAACCCTTACTTTTTGACGGAAGCAGAAATCGCTAAAATCATTAAAAATGAAGTCACTCCCATTGCTTCGGAGGTTGACAAAGTCATCTTTTATGGAGCTGGATGTGGGCTTCCTGTAAAGGTAGAACAAGTCAAATCAGCAATCGAGTCTGTTATATCTGTCAAATACCCTACAGAAGTTTATGGTGACATCTTAGGAGCTGCAAGAAGCCTTCTCCAAGATCAAAAAGGGATAACCTGCATTTTGGGCACTGGTGCCAATTCCTGCGTCTATGATGGCCATGAAATCATCAACAATGTCCCCTCGCTAGGATATATTTTGGCAGACTGGGGCAGCGGCACTGTTTTATGTAAAGACCTGATTGCATTGATTCTTCAACAAAAACTGGATCCAGAGATCATTGCTGATTTCCATGCTACCTTTGATATGGATACCAGGCAGATCTTGGATAAAATTTACAACAAACCACAAGCTAACCGCTTTCTGGCATCATTTACACCTTTTTTGTTAAAGCATGCAGACAATCCCTCCTGCCAAGACATTATTAAAGATAATTTCAGAAAGTTTTTCGACTATTATGTAATTCCTTACGGGCCTCAAAACATGGACTTACCCATTAGCTTTACAGGCTCCATTGCTTACCATTTCTGTGATTTTCTAGAAGAAGTGGCGACTGAATTTGGAATCAAAATCAAAAGCATTGTACAACACCCTATGAGCGGCCTGGTCAAATACCATTGTCAAACCGTTCCAGCTATAAAGTAA
- a CDS encoding N-acetylmuramoyl-L-alanine amidase, whose product MRRISITSLILTLAAFIYACSPNPYRAINKQHKKQVKAQTQKIAKIPEVKQEGDTTNVTDLWVGTTNFSIRKPNFVIIHHTAQDSLEQTIRTFTLSRTQVSSHYVVSKDGEIVQMLNDYLRSWHAGRGKWGHDTDLNSSSIGIELDNNGSEPFTEAQIESLLRLLKRLKEDYNIPTANFIGHADIAPARKVDPSAYFPWKRLAEEGYGLWYDDYLMMEIDVPTALGTYTTETVMLETVPDHFDPKEALRIIGYDTSDLSSAIRAFKIHFIQTDTSGELKENDIRVLHNLYKKYL is encoded by the coding sequence ATGCGCAGAATCTCTATTACAAGTCTTATCTTGACTTTAGCAGCTTTCATCTATGCTTGCTCCCCGAATCCCTATCGGGCCATAAACAAGCAGCATAAAAAACAAGTAAAAGCCCAAACTCAAAAAATAGCTAAAATTCCTGAAGTTAAGCAGGAAGGAGACACCACCAATGTTACTGACCTTTGGGTAGGCACCACCAATTTCAGTATTCGAAAACCCAATTTTGTTATCATCCACCACACGGCCCAGGATTCTCTGGAGCAAACTATTAGAACTTTTACCTTAAGCCGTACCCAAGTTAGTTCACATTATGTGGTCAGCAAAGATGGAGAGATTGTCCAGATGCTCAATGACTACCTTCGTTCGTGGCATGCCGGCAGAGGGAAGTGGGGGCATGATACAGACCTGAACAGTTCGTCCATAGGGATTGAGTTGGACAACAATGGTTCTGAGCCATTTACAGAAGCTCAAATTGAAAGTCTGCTGCGATTATTAAAGCGACTAAAAGAGGATTACAATATCCCTACAGCCAACTTTATTGGCCATGCCGACATTGCTCCCGCCAGAAAAGTGGATCCTAGTGCTTATTTTCCATGGAAAAGATTAGCTGAAGAAGGATACGGGCTTTGGTATGATGATTACCTAATGATGGAAATAGATGTACCTACAGCGCTTGGAACCTATACCACAGAAACAGTGATGTTGGAAACTGTCCCAGATCACTTTGACCCTAAGGAAGCCTTACGCATCATCGGCTATGACACCAGTGACCTGAGCTCGGCAATAAGGGCTTTTAAAATTCACTTTATCCAAACAGATACAAGTGGGGAACTAAAAGAAAATGACATTAGAGTACTGCATAACTTGTATAAAAAGTACTTGTAA
- a CDS encoding response regulator transcription factor, which translates to MINVLIADDHQMFIDGLKAMLGDIPGIKVVGEAMNGKEAIDYCDLSPVDIVIMDINMPIMDGVEATKKLLKSHKALKVLGLSMHNDRHFISDMLKTGAQGYILKNTGKKDLIEAIQTLHNGGTYLGEEVSKTLLSSFMKKTGKMQVNEKLSDREMEVLSCIANGLTTQEIGEQLFISKNTVETHRKNLLYKLQAKNTAELVNNAYKKGLIR; encoded by the coding sequence ATGATCAATGTATTAATTGCAGACGACCACCAAATGTTTATCGATGGACTCAAAGCCATGCTAGGTGATATCCCTGGTATCAAAGTAGTAGGCGAAGCTATGAACGGTAAAGAGGCCATTGATTATTGTGATCTTAGCCCGGTGGATATTGTGATCATGGATATCAATATGCCGATTATGGATGGTGTGGAAGCCACCAAAAAACTTTTAAAATCACATAAAGCCTTAAAAGTACTTGGGCTATCCATGCACAATGACCGGCATTTTATTTCGGATATGCTTAAAACTGGTGCCCAAGGCTATATCTTAAAAAATACCGGAAAAAAAGATCTGATCGAAGCCATTCAAACCCTTCACAACGGGGGAACTTACCTTGGAGAGGAAGTCAGTAAAACTTTGCTGAGCAGCTTTATGAAAAAGACCGGGAAGATGCAAGTCAATGAAAAACTGTCTGACCGTGAGATGGAAGTATTGAGCTGCATTGCCAATGGCCTAACCACACAGGAAATCGGTGAACAACTTTTCATTAGTAAGAACACTGTGGAAACCCATCGTAAAAATCTGCTCTATAAACTCCAAGCAAAAAATACTGCTGAACTGGTTAACAATGCCTACAAAAAAGGATTAATCAGGTAA
- a CDS encoding N-acetylmuramoyl-L-alanine amidase — protein sequence MGTVRLNTLLTLVITVLLAACSKATYRVFDKSIHYDTERRALSLKYMEDHYGMVQEEPTIEPKMIVLHWTAIPDLERSFDAMNPVHLPGSRTGIAAASALNVSSHYLIDRDGTIFRQLPDTIMARHVIGLNHCAIGVENVGGGDAPLTNAQLKANERLVRHLKRKYDIQYVIGHYEYTAFEGHELWKEIDEGYRTVKTDPGQKFMKKIRKRLEDMGLKTPPSK from the coding sequence ATGGGTACTGTTCGATTAAATACACTATTGACTTTGGTAATTACGGTTCTTTTAGCCGCATGTTCCAAAGCAACCTATCGGGTTTTTGATAAATCCATTCACTATGATACAGAACGGAGAGCGCTTTCTTTAAAATATATGGAAGATCACTATGGGATGGTTCAGGAAGAGCCTACCATTGAACCAAAAATGATTGTATTGCATTGGACGGCAATTCCTGATTTAGAGAGATCTTTTGATGCGATGAATCCAGTGCATCTGCCTGGGAGCAGAACCGGTATTGCAGCAGCCAGTGCTTTGAATGTTTCTTCCCACTATTTAATTGATCGTGACGGAACGATTTTTCGCCAACTACCAGATACAATTATGGCGAGACATGTGATTGGTCTGAATCATTGTGCAATTGGGGTGGAGAATGTGGGGGGCGGTGATGCTCCATTGACGAACGCCCAGCTTAAGGCCAATGAACGGTTGGTCCGACACCTAAAAAGGAAATATGATATCCAATATGTGATCGGTCATTATGAATACACCGCTTTTGAAGGGCATGAATTGTGGAAGGAAATAGATGAAGGCTATAGGACGGTAAAGACAGATCCTGGTCAAAAGTTTATGAAAAAGATCAGAAAGAGACTGGAAGATATGGGGCTAAAAACACCTCCTTCCAAATAA
- a CDS encoding TonB-dependent receptor yields MKKLLRCFLGAICFLLFHFQVMAQSVNVSGTVTSAEDGTTLPGVSILVKGTTQGVSSDIDGAYRINVEQGDVLVFSFIGMIPQEVTVGSASTIDVALEAEAKSLEEVVVVGYGTQKRSDLTGAVATVDTEVLESRPITDVGRGLQGTTPGLTITTPSGQIGQNPQIRLRGMTGTLSNSGGAQPLILVDNVEVPNLQMINPEDIESISVLKDAASASIYGSRGAWGVILITTKTGKKGESPKINYSNNFSWATPTKTPVIAPAAEGAEMAFKALQRTNPSTNVFGVVGMYFDEIGIQKMREWEQQYGGQNLGDEMVLGRDFEIRDGRLFFYRPWDAGEMFMKDWTPQQKHDLSVSGGSDKTSYRLGVGYLGQNGVLKVNPDEFNRYSMDLSVNTQVTDWMEVRGKVLYSKTNFTRPFYFSSETYDPWYYLFRWPKTYPYGTYEGYPFRSAVTEVTQAKMNQENTSLSRINLGTTIRPIEGLSINANYTFDSNNYHDHETGGVVSAYNFWSTGANLEYAPYSSASYNRVQYISTWSNRNVGKLFGTYDKQFGDHAFKFMLGGDIEAYEYWMQSSQRRDLMDLDRGELALASGDQFVSGDRNQWSTMGGFSRINYNYKGKYFLELNGRYDGSSRLSPTERWAFFPSMSAGYAISEEPFMEPVTDVMSFLKLRASWGAIGNQNAYLSDIYRIMGSYSSGWLDGSDNQLTFGTPGALPSSLTWETVTTLDFGFDARFFQDKLGVTADWYRRTTSDMHSAGEVLPASYGTSATKQNLGELETTGWELAIDYSHSFGNGLNLNATAMLSDFQERITEFADNKSIYSNRAGRTLGEIWGYETDRLFTEDDFVKDGNGDLLLENGKYVLKEGIPSQSLFESGWFFYGPGDVKYKDLDGDGEITYGSNTVDDHGDLKVIGNSTPRYQYGLRLGGDYKGIDFSFFIQGVGKRDYWANGPIFVPGYRPGEAWFAHQLDYWSPENPDAFYPRPTDQGQSSNSRNFLRQTRYLLDMSYMRMKNVTIGYSLPQSLLSKWKIEKVRVYFSGENLFEIDNLELPIDPEVDYTSAGSNDSNTFGRVYPYSRNLSFGLQITL; encoded by the coding sequence ATGAAAAAACTTTTACGCTGTTTCTTAGGAGCGATTTGTTTTCTCCTGTTCCATTTTCAAGTAATGGCCCAATCGGTAAATGTTTCCGGTACGGTCACCAGTGCGGAAGATGGAACGACTTTACCTGGAGTAAGCATCTTGGTCAAAGGGACTACCCAAGGCGTTTCCTCGGACATTGATGGTGCTTACCGCATCAACGTGGAGCAAGGAGATGTGTTGGTTTTCAGTTTTATTGGGATGATTCCTCAGGAAGTTACTGTGGGATCAGCAAGTACGATCGATGTGGCATTGGAGGCTGAAGCCAAGTCATTGGAAGAAGTAGTGGTGGTAGGTTATGGTACACAAAAGCGAAGTGACCTGACCGGAGCTGTGGCTACAGTGGACACGGAAGTGCTGGAATCAAGACCGATTACGGATGTGGGTCGTGGCCTCCAGGGAACGACTCCGGGCTTGACCATTACCACTCCTAGTGGGCAGATCGGCCAGAATCCGCAAATCAGATTAAGAGGTATGACCGGAACTTTGAGTAATTCAGGAGGTGCCCAGCCGTTGATCTTGGTGGATAACGTAGAGGTTCCAAACCTTCAAATGATCAACCCTGAGGATATAGAGTCAATCTCTGTTTTGAAGGATGCTGCATCTGCCTCCATTTATGGTTCCAGAGGTGCTTGGGGGGTGATTTTGATCACGACCAAGACGGGTAAAAAAGGAGAATCTCCAAAAATCAATTACTCCAATAACTTTTCATGGGCAACACCTACTAAGACGCCTGTAATTGCGCCAGCTGCAGAAGGAGCAGAAATGGCTTTCAAGGCCTTGCAGAGAACAAACCCTTCTACCAACGTATTTGGGGTGGTGGGAATGTACTTTGATGAGATTGGTATTCAGAAAATGAGGGAATGGGAGCAACAATATGGCGGTCAGAACCTTGGTGATGAAATGGTCTTAGGTAGAGACTTTGAAATACGTGATGGAAGATTGTTTTTCTACAGACCTTGGGATGCAGGAGAAATGTTCATGAAAGATTGGACACCTCAGCAAAAGCATGACCTTTCAGTATCAGGAGGTAGCGATAAAACCAGTTATCGACTAGGTGTTGGTTACTTAGGCCAAAATGGTGTGCTAAAAGTAAACCCTGATGAATTTAACCGTTATTCTATGGACTTGAGTGTTAATACTCAAGTGACAGATTGGATGGAGGTAAGAGGTAAGGTACTTTACAGCAAAACCAATTTCACCAGACCGTTTTACTTCAGCAGTGAAACTTATGATCCATGGTATTACCTATTCAGATGGCCAAAAACTTATCCATATGGCACGTATGAAGGCTATCCATTTAGAAGTGCTGTAACGGAGGTTACGCAAGCAAAAATGAACCAGGAAAACACTTCACTAAGTAGAATTAACTTGGGTACGACAATTCGTCCAATTGAGGGATTGTCCATCAATGCGAATTATACTTTTGATTCCAACAATTACCATGATCATGAAACTGGTGGTGTAGTCAGTGCTTATAATTTCTGGTCTACAGGAGCTAATTTGGAATATGCACCTTACAGCAGTGCCTCTTACAACAGAGTGCAGTACATTTCTACTTGGAGCAACAGAAATGTAGGAAAACTATTTGGTACTTACGACAAGCAGTTTGGAGACCATGCTTTCAAATTTATGTTGGGTGGTGATATTGAAGCTTATGAATACTGGATGCAAAGTTCACAAAGAAGAGACTTGATGGACTTAGATCGTGGTGAACTGGCATTGGCATCTGGAGATCAATTTGTAAGCGGTGACAGAAATCAATGGTCCACGATGGGTGGATTCAGTAGGATTAACTATAACTATAAAGGCAAGTACTTCTTGGAATTGAATGGCCGCTATGATGGATCATCTAGACTTTCACCAACTGAAAGGTGGGCGTTTTTCCCTTCCATGTCTGCTGGTTATGCAATTTCTGAAGAGCCATTTATGGAGCCAGTTACAGATGTTATGTCTTTCTTAAAGCTAAGGGCATCATGGGGAGCTATTGGTAACCAAAATGCCTATTTGAGTGATATCTATAGAATAATGGGCTCGTACTCCTCCGGGTGGCTTGATGGAAGTGACAATCAGTTGACCTTTGGAACTCCAGGAGCCTTGCCGTCTTCCTTGACTTGGGAAACAGTAACTACTTTGGATTTTGGTTTTGACGCTAGGTTCTTCCAGGATAAGTTGGGCGTTACGGCTGACTGGTACCGCAGAACGACCAGTGACATGCACAGTGCAGGTGAAGTACTTCCGGCATCTTATGGTACCAGTGCCACCAAGCAAAACTTAGGTGAATTGGAGACCACAGGTTGGGAATTGGCAATTGATTACAGCCATTCATTTGGAAACGGGCTGAACTTAAATGCAACAGCCATGCTTTCTGACTTCCAAGAGCGCATTACTGAGTTTGCTGATAACAAAAGCATTTATTCCAACCGGGCAGGAAGAACTTTAGGAGAAATCTGGGGTTATGAAACAGACAGACTTTTTACTGAAGATGACTTTGTAAAAGATGGCAATGGAGACTTGTTGCTTGAAAATGGCAAATATGTGTTGAAAGAAGGAATTCCTTCACAGTCATTATTCGAAAGTGGTTGGTTCTTTTATGGTCCTGGTGATGTGAAATACAAAGACTTGGATGGAGATGGCGAGATTACTTATGGATCCAATACGGTAGATGATCATGGTGATTTGAAAGTAATTGGTAACTCTACACCTCGCTACCAATATGGATTGAGATTAGGTGGAGATTACAAAGGTATTGACTTCAGTTTCTTTATTCAAGGAGTAGGTAAGCGTGATTACTGGGCAAACGGGCCAATTTTCGTGCCTGGGTATAGACCAGGAGAAGCATGGTTTGCTCACCAATTGGATTACTGGTCGCCAGAGAATCCAGACGCTTTCTACCCAAGACCTACTGATCAAGGACAATCAAGCAACAGCCGGAATTTCCTAAGACAAACCAGGTATCTTTTGGATATGTCTTACATGAGAATGAAAAATGTTACGATTGGATATTCGCTTCCACAATCATTGCTTTCAAAATGGAAGATTGAAAAAGTAAGGGTGTACTTCAGTGGAGAAAACCTTTTCGAAATTGATAACCTGGAATTACCAATTGACCCAGAAGTGGATTATACTTCAGCGGGTAGCAACGACTCCAATACTTTTGGAAGGGTGTATCCATACAGCAGAAACCTATCTTTCGGTTTACAGATAACACTATAA
- a CDS encoding RagB/SusD family nutrient uptake outer membrane protein — protein MKIKILSILVAVFTLVSCDDFLEKPPLDQLTDETYWTSEDNVRSFSYGFYTAYFSGYGSGYSWGKFFSGQSLNDDFGPSSPSQFRQNVPTAATSSYWTFAWVRKANIYLQRIQTVPMGDEAINHWSGVARFFRALEYHDLVKQFGDVPWYDEELSESDEAMLYKPRDPRELVMDNVMADLQFAAENVRQNDGTPGLAVNRDVVLAFMSRIMLFEGTWQKYQEGNAAKAKTYLEASKWASNELISAGNYSLGNYREVFTSLNLSGNSEVILYRHYEPGLITHALNSYNNKEPQTGVSKDAVESYLANDGLPISLSPAYQGDHGIENVMANRDGRIYETLVTDELRLNGILPNYSTTGYATLKFLNEEIMDEPEGSSNLNYTDSPVLRFGEVLMNYAEAVAELGTVGGSAMTQADLDMSVNVLRDRPGVEMPHLMLVGTNPAVNGVVYDDPSRDSSVPSLIWEIRRERRVELMMEGFRLDDLKRWEKLEYTDTEANVDINRGAWIDKADYPGLQSSVTLTDGETGYIIPSTAAASQRRFEDPKVYLDPVPLDQITLYAEHGVTLEQNPGWEQ, from the coding sequence ATGAAAATTAAAATATTAAGCATATTAGTAGCTGTCTTTACTTTGGTGAGCTGTGATGACTTTCTAGAGAAGCCACCATTGGATCAGCTGACAGATGAAACCTATTGGACCAGTGAAGACAATGTAAGGAGTTTTTCCTACGGGTTTTATACCGCTTATTTCAGCGGATATGGTTCAGGGTATTCTTGGGGAAAATTTTTCTCAGGACAAAGTTTGAACGATGACTTTGGCCCAAGCAGCCCATCACAGTTTAGACAAAATGTACCTACTGCCGCGACAAGTTCCTATTGGACATTTGCCTGGGTAAGGAAAGCCAATATTTATTTGCAGAGAATCCAAACTGTACCAATGGGTGATGAAGCCATCAACCATTGGTCTGGGGTGGCCAGGTTCTTCAGGGCCTTGGAATACCATGACTTGGTGAAACAATTCGGTGATGTGCCGTGGTATGATGAAGAATTGAGCGAATCCGATGAAGCGATGTTGTACAAACCTCGCGATCCAAGAGAATTGGTGATGGACAATGTAATGGCCGATCTTCAATTTGCGGCTGAGAATGTTCGTCAGAATGATGGTACGCCTGGCCTGGCAGTTAACAGAGATGTCGTATTGGCATTTATGTCTCGCATCATGTTGTTTGAAGGTACATGGCAGAAATACCAAGAAGGAAATGCGGCTAAAGCAAAAACTTACCTAGAAGCTTCCAAATGGGCTTCCAATGAATTGATTTCTGCTGGAAATTATTCGCTGGGCAATTACAGAGAAGTGTTTACTTCGCTTAACCTGTCAGGAAATTCAGAAGTAATCCTTTACAGACACTATGAGCCAGGTTTGATCACTCATGCACTTAATAGCTACAACAACAAAGAACCTCAAACTGGTGTATCAAAGGATGCGGTTGAATCTTACTTGGCCAATGATGGATTGCCTATCAGCCTTTCCCCTGCTTATCAAGGAGATCATGGCATTGAAAATGTGATGGCGAATAGAGATGGAAGAATCTATGAAACTTTGGTGACAGATGAACTCCGATTGAACGGGATTCTTCCTAACTACAGTACAACTGGTTACGCTACCCTTAAATTCTTGAATGAAGAAATTATGGATGAACCAGAAGGAAGCTCCAATTTGAACTATACTGATTCTCCTGTTTTGAGATTTGGAGAGGTACTGATGAACTATGCTGAGGCAGTAGCTGAATTGGGGACAGTTGGTGGCAGTGCCATGACCCAGGCGGACTTGGATATGTCGGTAAATGTTTTGAGGGATCGTCCAGGAGTTGAAATGCCTCATTTGATGCTCGTAGGAACAAACCCTGCAGTAAACGGTGTGGTTTATGATGACCCAAGTAGAGATTCAAGTGTTCCTTCTTTGATTTGGGAAATCAGAAGAGAAAGAAGAGTTGAGTTGATGATGGAAGGCTTTAGACTGGATGATTTGAAGCGTTGGGAGAAATTGGAATATACTGATACAGAAGCTAATGTAGATATCAATAGAGGAGCTTGGATTGACAAGGCAGATTATCCTGGTCTGCAGAGTAGCGTTACGTTGACTGATGGGGAAACAGGCTACATTATCCCTTCCACAGCAGCAGCATCCCAAAGGAGATTTGAAGATCCAAAAGTTTATTTGGATCCGGTACCATTGGATCAAATTACCCTGTACGCTGAACATGGCGTGACCTTGGAGCAAAACCCAGGTTGGGAGCAATAA
- a CDS encoding polysaccharide deacetylase family protein, with product MKRGAFFRFLLKVVDLKNTYGKGLIVGCLLLFFLSIVIGVKAQTEETFTYSFGAITRGNQNQKQIALVFTGHEYAEGGGHISKILKDSTVKASFFFTGDFYRNPKFQSLIEKIKEDGHYLGAHSNQHLLYCAWGNRDSLLVDKEEFKSDLAANYKEMRKRGIPKSSAQYYLPSYEWYNDSIGQWTKDWGLQLINFTPGTRSNADYTDPTMPNYVPSQEIFESIVNYEQSNGLNGFILLLHIGVGPKREDKFYNLLPRLIKELENKGYQFVTIETLLNPKN from the coding sequence ATGAAAAGAGGGGCATTTTTCAGATTTTTACTCAAAGTGGTTGATCTCAAAAATACATATGGAAAGGGTTTGATAGTTGGATGCCTTCTTTTATTCTTTCTATCCATAGTGATTGGAGTGAAGGCTCAAACGGAAGAAACGTTCACTTACTCTTTTGGAGCGATTACTCGAGGAAATCAAAATCAAAAGCAAATCGCATTAGTGTTTACTGGACATGAATATGCCGAAGGAGGAGGCCATATTTCAAAAATATTGAAAGACAGCACAGTCAAAGCCTCCTTTTTCTTTACAGGAGATTTCTATAGAAACCCGAAATTCCAAAGTCTGATAGAAAAAATCAAAGAAGATGGTCATTATCTAGGGGCTCATTCTAACCAACATTTGTTGTACTGTGCTTGGGGAAATAGAGATAGTCTTTTGGTCGACAAGGAAGAATTTAAAAGTGATTTAGCCGCGAATTACAAGGAAATGCGCAAAAGAGGAATTCCTAAATCAAGTGCCCAATACTATCTTCCGTCTTATGAGTGGTACAATGACTCTATTGGTCAGTGGACTAAAGATTGGGGATTACAGTTGATTAACTTTACACCAGGTACAAGGTCAAATGCTGATTATACTGATCCGACAATGCCCAATTATGTGCCCAGCCAGGAGATATTTGAAAGCATAGTAAATTATGAACAATCAAATGGACTGAATGGCTTCATATTATTGCTGCACATTGGAGTAGGCCCTAAGAGAGAAGATAAATTTTACAATCTTCTTCCTCGGTTGATCAAAGAATTGGAAAATAAAGGTTACCAGTTTGTAACCATTGAAACATTATTGAACCCTAAGAATTAA